The DNA window CGCGGGACTGAGGGATGCCATGCCGGCCTGGCTCTGTTCATCTTGGGACTCGCGGGTCAACGTCCCCCTCTGGAGGTCCCGGCCCGCCAGGTCAGGGTGGCATCTGAGAATTCCCTCCTTACCTGCTCACATGACATACATTACGCGTTTGGTCATACGACATGTTGTGGAGAGCCTTCTGGAAGTCATTCTGCACGCATTTAGTTTAACATTTTACGCCAAGTTTGGCATTTTGTGAAATCTTAAATAGGCTCTTTGACACGAACTGAATAGGAAACTAAACGTAGGCCTAACGCATAGCATCATGCATGGCTACTGTTACAAACTAAGTAAGACGTGTACCTGATTCGGGGAGCTTGTCTATGAAATCAGAGATGTGGGCTTCCAGCTCAGACAAGTTGGAGAATGGGCGGTGTGACCACACCGCTGCAGCTATCAGAGGACCTCTCTCGACAACATTTCCAAAAGTATCCACAAAATCTTCATAGCAAAGAGAGTTGACTGTGCTTATGTCCATGGTTCAGACGAGTCTCGCGTGGGCTGCCAGAGCAGGCGGAAGGGGCTAAGGGTCATTGCCCACCCTAACAGAAGGGCCAAGTAAACACATGACGCATGAGCGCGGGTCAAGGTCCCTTGTTTTGGGATGTCTGTCCTGTTCTTTTTCTGATGAGCGTTTAGCTGCCTGACCCACTCATTTGACTTTGGCGCCACCTGCTGTTGCATTTTATGTTAGTGAAGGTCTGCACTCAGACATTATTATTTCCCTCacataagtgaaagtgaaaactgAAAACctgcctgggaaactccaactcccattgtcattgcgccacagcactccacagcaaacaagatctcactgcacacaacgaaattgcatgtatgcctcacccgtgcaagggggtagcccccaatgctgccccaagggagcagcaacccccccccccccactaggtagcctcttactgcagatggcgtcgctggcgggcctgttcactatttgccGAAAATGCTCAACGACATTATAACAACCttgctgagagccttaagtagcctagattaagacataaccattacaagtCTGGTgttataacataagctctgcgcAGCGCCAaggggttaattactcccctcaccaacctggcgggtcgggagctgAGCCGGCCACCTCTGACACATGCCTGATGCCCTAAGccaggcaggggtgtcaaactcaaatgaactgagggccaaaatcaaaatctggaacgaagtcacgGGCCGAACTCGAACTACTAAAGCCGAAGTCGCGGGGcgaactaaaattgtgcatgcatgcacttcaaacacatagttacatttcacatacattctttcccatcatatttgttagttcaaatgtgtctgcacatagcaaatttcatgttcaagtcgtgTTACGCtatgtgggccaactataatacacattttaaaggatctcacgggccaaatttgccccccgggcctgagtttgacatccctgccctaagcgcttactcatgactgccatAACGGTCCCAATGGCCTCTATGGAAAAAAAAGACATACGACATGGGCCTGACACCAAGTCTTATATGTACATGGACCTGACACCAAGTCTTATATGTACATGGACCTGACACCAAGTcttatatgtactgtattgtatgtgtgattattACTGTTGTGGTAAAGGATGTTTATTTCTCACCTCTTTCATGCAGTAGATGTAGTGTATCCCACGAGGCATCGTAACTCCTCTTCACTACATGTCAGAGGTGGGGTGGCTTGCTGTGAGGCCTGTGGTGGTAGCACACCTAGCTGTGACAGCCATGTGAGGAACTCCTGGTACCCCAGGATAAGCGGGGTCAGTCATGGCTAAGTGGTTAGggcctcagacttgtagcccaaaggttgccggttggactccccaacgcggccaggttggtggggggagtaattatccagtgctcacccccatccttctccatgactaaggtatcctgagcatggtaccgtcccaccgcacttctcccttttgggcgccatcaggggcagcccccttgcaggggtgaggcgtaaatgcaatttcattgtgtgcagtgtgctgtggagtgctgtgtcacaatgacaatgggagttggagtttcccagttgggctttcgctttc is part of the Engraulis encrasicolus isolate BLACKSEA-1 chromosome 9, IST_EnEncr_1.0, whole genome shotgun sequence genome and encodes:
- the urad gene encoding 2-oxo-4-hydroxy-4-carboxy-5-ureidoimidazoline decarboxylase, whose translation is MDISTVNSLCYEDFVDTFGNVVERGPLIAAAVWSHRPFSNLSELEAHISDFIDKLPESGKEGILRCHPDLAGRDLQRGTLTRESQDEQSQAGMASLSPAETTRMHQLNADYKKRFGFPFVICAKMSDKAGILRQLAERSGNDLSQERECAISEVKKICCLRLRNLVLSETRNKL